A single region of the Chelmon rostratus isolate fCheRos1 chromosome 5, fCheRos1.pri, whole genome shotgun sequence genome encodes:
- the nos1 gene encoding nitric oxide synthase, brain isoform X1 produces the protein MQESEPTVCQLQPNIISVRLFKRKVGGLGFLVKQRVSKPPVIVSDLIRGGAAEECGLVQVGDIVLAVNNKPLVDLSYERALETLKNVSPESHAVLILRGPEGFTTHLETTLSGDGRQRTVRVTRPAFPPSKSYEHCSPLSPFSPGQQQQQQQQVNKEPQLRAIENLSSPSITQSLLQRGGVQAQDPLLMRDGGRGALLCNGLEENNELLKEIEPVLRLIKNSKREINGEGQRNAGRRDAGIQVAWDLGVGNGTSPQLSSDNNRMLENMPVVLNNADTDKPPAEGRASPTKSLQNGSPSKCPRFLKIKNWETGTIYNDTLHHSSGKMPICTENVCTGSVMMPNLHARKPDEVRSKEELLPLATDFIDQYYTSIKRYGSKAHVDRLEEVTKEIEASGTYQLKDTELIYGAKHAWRNAARCVGRIQWSKLQVFDARDCTTAHGMYNYICNHIKYATNKGNLRSAITIFPQKTDGKHDYRVWNTQLIRYAGYKQPDGKILGDPANVEFTEICMQLGWKAPKGRFDVLPLLLQANGNDPELFEIPEDLILEVPITHPKYEWFKDLELKWYGLPAVSNMLLEVGGLEFTGCPFSGWYMGTEIGVRDFCDSSRYNILEDVANRMALDTRKTSSLWKDQALVEINIAVLYSFQSCKVTIVDHHSATESFMKHMENEYRVRGGCPGDWVWIVPPMSGSITPVFHQEMLNYRLTPSFEYQLDPWHTHVWKGVNGTPTKKRAIGFKKLAKAVKFSAKLMGQAMAKRVKATILFATETGKSQDYAKTLCEIFKHAFDAKVTSMDEYDVVDLEHETLVLVVTSTFGNGDPPENGEKFGAALMEMRHPTSNTEDRKSYKVRFNSVSSYSDTRKSSSDEPEAKINFESTGPLANVRPTNKPTKTKKLRFSVFGLGSRAYPHFCAFAHAVDTLFEELGGERILRMGEGDELCGQEESFRTWAKKVFKAACDVFCVGDDVNIEKANDSLISNDRSWKKSKFRLTYTAEAPALTEALYNIHKKKVYGAKMLESQNLQTSKSNRSTIFVRLHTNNHDRLSYQPGDHLGIFPGNHEDLVTALIDKLEDAPPVNQIVKVEFLEERNTALGVISNWTNETRIPPCTIYQAFQYFLDITTPPSPVLLQQFAALATNDKQKKKLEILSKGLQEYEEWKWYNNPTLVEVLEEFPSIQMPSTLLLTQLPLLQPRYYSISSSPDLHPGEIHLTVAVVSYRARDGGGPIHHGVCSSWLNRIEKGEMVPCFVRGAPSFQLPKDNQAPCILVGPGTGIAPFRSFWQQRLYDLEHKGIESCPMILVFGCRQSEVDHIYKEETIQAKNKEVFKELYTAYSREPGKPKKYVQDALREQLSETVYQCLREEGGHIYVCGDVTMAGDVLKTVQQIIKQQGSMSLEDAGFFISKLRDENRYHEDIFGVTLRTYEVTNRLRSESIAYIEESKKDPDEVFCS, from the exons ATGCAGGAGTCAGAGCCTACAGTGTGCCAGCTGCAGCCCAACATCATCTCAGTGCGCCTTTTCAAGAGGAAGGTTGGTGGTCTGGGCTTTCTGGTGAAGCAGAGGGTGTCCAAGCCGCCTGTCATCGTGTCTGACCTCATCCGTGGCGGCGCAGCAGAGGAGTGCGGCCTGGTACAGGTGGGCGACATTGTCCTGGCTGTCAACAACAAGCCCCTGGTGGACCTGTCCTACGAACGGGCCCTGGAGACACTGAAGAATGTGTCACCCGAGAGCCACGCCGTGCTGATTCTCCGTGGGCCTGAGGGCTTCACCACCCACCTGGAGACCACCCTGTCTGGAGATGGCCGCCAACGCACAGTGAGGGTCACTCGCCCTGCCTTCCCGCCCTCGAAGTCCTACGAGCACTGCTCCCCTCTCAGCCCGTTCAGCCCagggcagcagcaacagcagcagcagcaggtcaacAAGGAGCCCCAGCTCAGGGCCATTGAGAACCTGTCCTCTCCGTCCATCACCCAGTCCCTCCTGCAGAGGGGAGGCGTGCAGGCCCAGGACCCCCTGCTGATGAGGGACGGCGGCCGCGGGGCTCTCCTGTGCAACGGGCTGGAGGAGAACAACGAGCTGCTGAAGGAGATCGAACCAGTGCTGCGCCTcatcaaaaacagcaaaagggAGATCAATGGTGAAGGCCAGAGGAATGCGGGGAGAAGGGACGCTGGGATTCAAGTGGCCTG GGACCTTGGCGTGGGAAATGGCACGTCTCCCCAGCTGTCGTCAGATAACAACAGAATGCTGGAAAACATGCCGGTGGTGCTCAACAACGCTGACACTGACAAg CCTCCGGCCGAGGGCAGGGCATCGCCCACCAAGTCACTGCAGAACGGCAGCCCCTCCAAATGTCCCCGCTTCCTGAAGATCAAGAACTGGGAGACTGGCACGATCTACAATGACACACTCCACCACAGCTCCGGCAAG ATGCCAATCTGCACTGAAAACGTGTGCACTGGCTCTGTGATGATGCCCAACCTGCACGCCCGCAAACCAGATGAGGTCAGAAGCAAAGAAGAGCTTCTTCCTCTGGCCACTGACTTCATTGACCAGTACTACACCTCCATCAAAAG GTATGGCTCCAAGGCCCACGTGGACAGGCTGGAGGAGGTGACCAAGGAGATCGAAGCTTCAGGAACTTACCAGCTGAAAGACACTGAACTGATTTATGGAGCCAAGCACGCCTGGAGGAACGCTGCCCGATGTGTCGGGAGGATCCAGTGGTCCAAACTACAG gtttttgatGCTAGAGACTGCACAACGGCTCATGGAATGTACAACTACATCTGTAACCACATCAAGTACGCCACCAACAAAGGCAACCTTAG gtcGGCCATCACCATATTCCCTCAGAAGACAGATGGCAAACATGACTATCGAGTGTGGAACACTCAGCTGATTCGTTATGCGGGCTACAAGCAGCCTGATGGAAAGATCCTGGGAGACCCTGCTAATGTTGAATTTACCGAG ATCTGCATGCAGCTGGGATGGAAAGCTCCAAAGGGCCGCTTTGACGTCCTGCCCCTCCTTCTGCAAGCCAACGGAAATGACCCCGAGCTGTTTGAGATCCCCGAAGACCTCATCCTGGAGGTGCCCATCACGCACCCAAA GTACGAGTGGTTCAAGGACCTGGAACTGAAGTGGTACGGCCTCCCGGCAGTCTCCAACATGCTGCTGGAGGTCGGCGGCTTGGAGTTCACTGGCTGCCCCTTCAGCGGCTGGTACATGGGCACAGAGATTGGCGTGAGGGACTTCTGCGACAGCTCACGCTACAACATTCTGGAG GACGTTGCTAACAGGATGGCCTTAGACACCAGGAAGACTTCCTCCCTTTGGAAAGACCAGGCACTGGTGGAGATCAACATTGCTGTTCTCTACAGCTTCCAG TCTTGCAAAGTGACCATAGTAGACCATCACTCAGCCACGGAGTCCTTCATGAAGCACATGGAGAATGAGTACCGGGTGCGAGGCGGCTGTCCTGGAGACTGGGTGTGGATTGTGCCCCCCATGTCAGGAAGCATCACACCGGTTTTCCACCAAGAAATGCTCAACTACCGCCTCACCCCTTCCTTTGAGTACCAG CTTGATCCCTGGCATACCCACGTGTGGAAAGGAGTCAATGGGACGCCCACAAAGAAGAGAGCCATCGGATTCAAGAAGCTTGCCAA GGCTGTGAAGTTTTCAGCCAAGCTCATGGGCCAGGCCATGGCCAAGAGGGTGAAAGCCACCATACTGTTCGCCACGGAGACGGGCAAATCGCAAGATTATGCCAAAACTCTCTGTGAAATCTTCAAGCACGCGTTTGACGCAAAG GTCACTTCAATGGACGAATATGATGTGGTGGACCTGGAGCATGAGACGCTGGTGCTGGTGGTGACCAGCACGTTCGGTAACGGAGATCCACCTGAAAATGGAGAG AAATTTGGAGCTGCCTTAATGGAGATGCGCCACCCAACGTCCAACAcagaagacaggaa GAGCTACAAGGTCCGTTTCAACAGCGTGTCCTCCTATTCTGACACTCGCAAGTCCTCCAGCGACGAGCCAGAAGCCAAGATTAACTTCGAGAGCACGGGACCTCTTGCCAACGTCAG accaacaaacaaaccaaccaaaACGAAAAAATTGAG GTTCTCAGTGTTTGGCCTTGGCTCCAGGGCCTACCCACACTTCTGCGCCTTTGCCCACGCTGTGGACACGCTGTTTGAAGAGCTGGGGGGGGAGCGCATCCTACGCATGGGAGAAGGAGATGAGCTGTGTGGCCAGGAGGAGTCATTCAGAACCTGGGCCAAGAAGGTTTTTAAG GCTGCCTGTGACGTGTTCTGTGTCGGCGATGATGTGAACATCGAGAAGGCCAACGACTCCTTGATCAGCAACGACCGCAGCTGGAAGAAGAGCAAGTTCCGCCTGACGTACACAGCCGAGGCCCCGGCCCTCACAGAAG CTTTGTACAATATTCACAAGAAGAAGGTTTATGGAGCGAAGATGCTTGAATCTCAAAACTTACAAACTTCCAAATCCAA TCGCTCCACCATATTCGTGCGGCTCCACACAAACAACCATGACAGATTGAGCTACCAGCCCGGAGACCATCTGGGCATCTTCCCTGGCAACCACGAGGACCTGGTGACCGCTCTCATAGATAAACTGGAGGATgctccacctgtcaatcaaattGTCAAAGTGGAGTTcctggaggagagaaacactGCTCTGG GTGTCATCAGTAACTGGACAAACGAGACTCGCATCCCTCCCTGCACCATCTACCAGGCCTTCCAGTACTTCCTGGACATCACCACCCCACCGAGTCccgtgctgctgcagcagtttgcagcTCTGGCAACCAAcgacaaacagaagaagaaactaGAGATCCTCAGTAAG GGCTTGCAGGAGTATGAGGAGTGGAAGTGGTACAACAATCCCACACtggtggaggtgctggaggagttCCCCTCCATCCAAATGccctccactctgctgctcaCCCAGCTGCCCCTGCTGCAGCCTCGCTACTACTCTATCAGCTCCTCTCCAGACCTGCACCCAGGGGAGATCCACCTCACCGTCGCTGTGGTCTCCTACCGTGCCAGAG ATGGAGGGGGACCCATCCACCATGGAGTGTGTTCTTCATGGCTCAACAGGATAGAGAAGGGGGAGATGGTGCCGTGCTTTGTCCGCGG TGCACCGTCATTCCAGCTTCCCAAAGACAACCAAGCACCGTGTATCCTGGTGGGCCCAGGAACAGGTATCGCCCCATTCAGAAGCTTCTGGCAACAGAGACTGTATGACCTTGAACACAAAG GAATTGAGTCGTGCCCCATGATCCTGGTGTTTGGTTGTCGGCAGTCTGAGGTGGACCACATCTACAAGGAGGAGACCATCCAGGCCAAGAACAAAGAGGTGTTCAAGGAGCTCTACACGGCGTATTCCAGAGAGCCCGGCAAACCAAAG aAATATGTACAGGATGCACTGCGCGAGCAGCTGTCAGAGACGGTGTACCAGTGcctgagggaggagggaggacacaTCTACGTGTGTGGGGATGTCACTATGGCCGGGGACGTTCTCAAGACTGTCCAG
- the nos1 gene encoding nitric oxide synthase, brain isoform X2, translating into MQESEPTVCQLQPNIISVRLFKRKVGGLGFLVKQRVSKPPVIVSDLIRGGAAEECGLVQVGDIVLAVNNKPLVDLSYERALETLKNVSPESHAVLILRGPEGFTTHLETTLSGDGRQRTVRVTRPAFPPSKSYEHCSPLSPFSPGQQQQQQQQVNKEPQLRAIENLSSPSITQSLLQRGGVQAQDPLLMRDGGRGALLCNGLEENNELLKEIEPVLRLIKNSKREINGEGQRNAGRRDAGIQVAWDLGVGNGTSPQLSSDNNRMLENMPVVLNNADTDKPPAEGRASPTKSLQNGSPSKCPRFLKIKNWETGTIYNDTLHHSSGKMPICTENVCTGSVMMPNLHARKPDEVRSKEELLPLATDFIDQYYTSIKRYGSKAHVDRLEEVTKEIEASGTYQLKDTELIYGAKHAWRNAARCVGRIQWSKLQVFDARDCTTAHGMYNYICNHIKYATNKGNLRSAITIFPQKTDGKHDYRVWNTQLIRYAGYKQPDGKILGDPANVEFTEICMQLGWKAPKGRFDVLPLLLQANGNDPELFEIPEDLILEVPITHPKYEWFKDLELKWYGLPAVSNMLLEVGGLEFTGCPFSGWYMGTEIGVRDFCDSSRYNILEDVANRMALDTRKTSSLWKDQALVEINIAVLYSFQSCKVTIVDHHSATESFMKHMENEYRVRGGCPGDWVWIVPPMSGSITPVFHQEMLNYRLTPSFEYQLDPWHTHVWKGVNGTPTKKRAIGFKKLAKAVKFSAKLMGQAMAKRVKATILFATETGKSQDYAKTLCEIFKHAFDAKVTSMDEYDVVDLEHETLVLVVTSTFGNGDPPENGEKFGAALMEMRHPTSNTEDRKSYKVRFNSVSSYSDTRKSSSDEPEAKINFESTGPLANVRFSVFGLGSRAYPHFCAFAHAVDTLFEELGGERILRMGEGDELCGQEESFRTWAKKVFKAACDVFCVGDDVNIEKANDSLISNDRSWKKSKFRLTYTAEAPALTEALYNIHKKKVYGAKMLESQNLQTSKSNRSTIFVRLHTNNHDRLSYQPGDHLGIFPGNHEDLVTALIDKLEDAPPVNQIVKVEFLEERNTALGVISNWTNETRIPPCTIYQAFQYFLDITTPPSPVLLQQFAALATNDKQKKKLEILSKGLQEYEEWKWYNNPTLVEVLEEFPSIQMPSTLLLTQLPLLQPRYYSISSSPDLHPGEIHLTVAVVSYRARDGGGPIHHGVCSSWLNRIEKGEMVPCFVRGAPSFQLPKDNQAPCILVGPGTGIAPFRSFWQQRLYDLEHKGIESCPMILVFGCRQSEVDHIYKEETIQAKNKEVFKELYTAYSREPGKPKKYVQDALREQLSETVYQCLREEGGHIYVCGDVTMAGDVLKTVQQIIKQQGSMSLEDAGFFISKLRDENRYHEDIFGVTLRTYEVTNRLRSESIAYIEESKKDPDEVFCS; encoded by the exons ATGCAGGAGTCAGAGCCTACAGTGTGCCAGCTGCAGCCCAACATCATCTCAGTGCGCCTTTTCAAGAGGAAGGTTGGTGGTCTGGGCTTTCTGGTGAAGCAGAGGGTGTCCAAGCCGCCTGTCATCGTGTCTGACCTCATCCGTGGCGGCGCAGCAGAGGAGTGCGGCCTGGTACAGGTGGGCGACATTGTCCTGGCTGTCAACAACAAGCCCCTGGTGGACCTGTCCTACGAACGGGCCCTGGAGACACTGAAGAATGTGTCACCCGAGAGCCACGCCGTGCTGATTCTCCGTGGGCCTGAGGGCTTCACCACCCACCTGGAGACCACCCTGTCTGGAGATGGCCGCCAACGCACAGTGAGGGTCACTCGCCCTGCCTTCCCGCCCTCGAAGTCCTACGAGCACTGCTCCCCTCTCAGCCCGTTCAGCCCagggcagcagcaacagcagcagcagcaggtcaacAAGGAGCCCCAGCTCAGGGCCATTGAGAACCTGTCCTCTCCGTCCATCACCCAGTCCCTCCTGCAGAGGGGAGGCGTGCAGGCCCAGGACCCCCTGCTGATGAGGGACGGCGGCCGCGGGGCTCTCCTGTGCAACGGGCTGGAGGAGAACAACGAGCTGCTGAAGGAGATCGAACCAGTGCTGCGCCTcatcaaaaacagcaaaagggAGATCAATGGTGAAGGCCAGAGGAATGCGGGGAGAAGGGACGCTGGGATTCAAGTGGCCTG GGACCTTGGCGTGGGAAATGGCACGTCTCCCCAGCTGTCGTCAGATAACAACAGAATGCTGGAAAACATGCCGGTGGTGCTCAACAACGCTGACACTGACAAg CCTCCGGCCGAGGGCAGGGCATCGCCCACCAAGTCACTGCAGAACGGCAGCCCCTCCAAATGTCCCCGCTTCCTGAAGATCAAGAACTGGGAGACTGGCACGATCTACAATGACACACTCCACCACAGCTCCGGCAAG ATGCCAATCTGCACTGAAAACGTGTGCACTGGCTCTGTGATGATGCCCAACCTGCACGCCCGCAAACCAGATGAGGTCAGAAGCAAAGAAGAGCTTCTTCCTCTGGCCACTGACTTCATTGACCAGTACTACACCTCCATCAAAAG GTATGGCTCCAAGGCCCACGTGGACAGGCTGGAGGAGGTGACCAAGGAGATCGAAGCTTCAGGAACTTACCAGCTGAAAGACACTGAACTGATTTATGGAGCCAAGCACGCCTGGAGGAACGCTGCCCGATGTGTCGGGAGGATCCAGTGGTCCAAACTACAG gtttttgatGCTAGAGACTGCACAACGGCTCATGGAATGTACAACTACATCTGTAACCACATCAAGTACGCCACCAACAAAGGCAACCTTAG gtcGGCCATCACCATATTCCCTCAGAAGACAGATGGCAAACATGACTATCGAGTGTGGAACACTCAGCTGATTCGTTATGCGGGCTACAAGCAGCCTGATGGAAAGATCCTGGGAGACCCTGCTAATGTTGAATTTACCGAG ATCTGCATGCAGCTGGGATGGAAAGCTCCAAAGGGCCGCTTTGACGTCCTGCCCCTCCTTCTGCAAGCCAACGGAAATGACCCCGAGCTGTTTGAGATCCCCGAAGACCTCATCCTGGAGGTGCCCATCACGCACCCAAA GTACGAGTGGTTCAAGGACCTGGAACTGAAGTGGTACGGCCTCCCGGCAGTCTCCAACATGCTGCTGGAGGTCGGCGGCTTGGAGTTCACTGGCTGCCCCTTCAGCGGCTGGTACATGGGCACAGAGATTGGCGTGAGGGACTTCTGCGACAGCTCACGCTACAACATTCTGGAG GACGTTGCTAACAGGATGGCCTTAGACACCAGGAAGACTTCCTCCCTTTGGAAAGACCAGGCACTGGTGGAGATCAACATTGCTGTTCTCTACAGCTTCCAG TCTTGCAAAGTGACCATAGTAGACCATCACTCAGCCACGGAGTCCTTCATGAAGCACATGGAGAATGAGTACCGGGTGCGAGGCGGCTGTCCTGGAGACTGGGTGTGGATTGTGCCCCCCATGTCAGGAAGCATCACACCGGTTTTCCACCAAGAAATGCTCAACTACCGCCTCACCCCTTCCTTTGAGTACCAG CTTGATCCCTGGCATACCCACGTGTGGAAAGGAGTCAATGGGACGCCCACAAAGAAGAGAGCCATCGGATTCAAGAAGCTTGCCAA GGCTGTGAAGTTTTCAGCCAAGCTCATGGGCCAGGCCATGGCCAAGAGGGTGAAAGCCACCATACTGTTCGCCACGGAGACGGGCAAATCGCAAGATTATGCCAAAACTCTCTGTGAAATCTTCAAGCACGCGTTTGACGCAAAG GTCACTTCAATGGACGAATATGATGTGGTGGACCTGGAGCATGAGACGCTGGTGCTGGTGGTGACCAGCACGTTCGGTAACGGAGATCCACCTGAAAATGGAGAG AAATTTGGAGCTGCCTTAATGGAGATGCGCCACCCAACGTCCAACAcagaagacaggaa GAGCTACAAGGTCCGTTTCAACAGCGTGTCCTCCTATTCTGACACTCGCAAGTCCTCCAGCGACGAGCCAGAAGCCAAGATTAACTTCGAGAGCACGGGACCTCTTGCCAACGTCAG GTTCTCAGTGTTTGGCCTTGGCTCCAGGGCCTACCCACACTTCTGCGCCTTTGCCCACGCTGTGGACACGCTGTTTGAAGAGCTGGGGGGGGAGCGCATCCTACGCATGGGAGAAGGAGATGAGCTGTGTGGCCAGGAGGAGTCATTCAGAACCTGGGCCAAGAAGGTTTTTAAG GCTGCCTGTGACGTGTTCTGTGTCGGCGATGATGTGAACATCGAGAAGGCCAACGACTCCTTGATCAGCAACGACCGCAGCTGGAAGAAGAGCAAGTTCCGCCTGACGTACACAGCCGAGGCCCCGGCCCTCACAGAAG CTTTGTACAATATTCACAAGAAGAAGGTTTATGGAGCGAAGATGCTTGAATCTCAAAACTTACAAACTTCCAAATCCAA TCGCTCCACCATATTCGTGCGGCTCCACACAAACAACCATGACAGATTGAGCTACCAGCCCGGAGACCATCTGGGCATCTTCCCTGGCAACCACGAGGACCTGGTGACCGCTCTCATAGATAAACTGGAGGATgctccacctgtcaatcaaattGTCAAAGTGGAGTTcctggaggagagaaacactGCTCTGG GTGTCATCAGTAACTGGACAAACGAGACTCGCATCCCTCCCTGCACCATCTACCAGGCCTTCCAGTACTTCCTGGACATCACCACCCCACCGAGTCccgtgctgctgcagcagtttgcagcTCTGGCAACCAAcgacaaacagaagaagaaactaGAGATCCTCAGTAAG GGCTTGCAGGAGTATGAGGAGTGGAAGTGGTACAACAATCCCACACtggtggaggtgctggaggagttCCCCTCCATCCAAATGccctccactctgctgctcaCCCAGCTGCCCCTGCTGCAGCCTCGCTACTACTCTATCAGCTCCTCTCCAGACCTGCACCCAGGGGAGATCCACCTCACCGTCGCTGTGGTCTCCTACCGTGCCAGAG ATGGAGGGGGACCCATCCACCATGGAGTGTGTTCTTCATGGCTCAACAGGATAGAGAAGGGGGAGATGGTGCCGTGCTTTGTCCGCGG TGCACCGTCATTCCAGCTTCCCAAAGACAACCAAGCACCGTGTATCCTGGTGGGCCCAGGAACAGGTATCGCCCCATTCAGAAGCTTCTGGCAACAGAGACTGTATGACCTTGAACACAAAG GAATTGAGTCGTGCCCCATGATCCTGGTGTTTGGTTGTCGGCAGTCTGAGGTGGACCACATCTACAAGGAGGAGACCATCCAGGCCAAGAACAAAGAGGTGTTCAAGGAGCTCTACACGGCGTATTCCAGAGAGCCCGGCAAACCAAAG aAATATGTACAGGATGCACTGCGCGAGCAGCTGTCAGAGACGGTGTACCAGTGcctgagggaggagggaggacacaTCTACGTGTGTGGGGATGTCACTATGGCCGGGGACGTTCTCAAGACTGTCCAG